DNA sequence from the Thauera sedimentorum genome:
GCAGCTGCCTTCGGCCGCCAGCGACAAGGGGAACAGGCGGCCGATGCCTTCCGCCGCCTGCTGCACGGCCGCGAGCGTGCATCCGGCTTCGGCAACGAGCGTGTTGTTGTCGGCATCCGTGGCGCGGATGCGGTTCAGCCTCGACAGGCTGACAAGAATCGACCGCCCGTCCGCCAGCGGCGTGGCGCCACCGCAGAGGCCGGTATTGCCGCCCTGCGGCACGATGGGCACGCCGGCCGCCGCGCAGGCCTGCACCACCGCCGATACTTCCTCGACGCTCCCCGGACGGACAACGGCGAGCGCCGAGCCGCGGTAACGTCCCCGCCAGTCGGTGAGGTAAGCTTGGGTCTCCGACTCCGCCGTCAGCACGCGCTCGCTCCCCAGCAGGTGCGTCAGCCGTGCGAGCAGTGCCTGCGGATCGCTCATGCGTCCAGGCCCAGCATGTGGCGCAGCGCCGGACGGGCGCGTTCGACCGCCGCCCTGCCCTCGGCAATGGCCTCGGCGGCATGATCGAAATCCATGATGCTCAGTTGCGCGACCCTGGGCGTGATCAGTACGTCCGCCGGTTCGCCGGCCAGGCGGCTGCGGGCGATACGCATCTGCATGATGTTGATGCTCGAGGTCAGGATGGTCGCCAGCGACGGCAGGTTGAGCTCTTCGCCTTCCTCGCTGCCGTTGCCGTTACCCAGCCCCACCATCGACAGCAGACGCTGGCTCCAGGTGTCCGGCGACAGATCGTGCGGAGACTTGCGCCGCCGGGTGCGGCCGACGAGATCCGTGCCCACATCGACCGCGATGACGATGTCGGCCCCCATCGCGCGGCACAGCGACACCGGCACCGGATTGACCAGGCCGCCGTCGACCAGCACCCGCCCGTCCCGCAGGACGGGGGAGATCAGCCCGGGCAGCGCGATCGAGGCACGCACCGCATCGGCGACCTTGCCCTGTCGCAGCCAGACCTCGCGCC
Encoded proteins:
- the rssA gene encoding patatin-like phospholipase RssA; protein product: MLDLAFAPRNGSGPVVGVALGGGAARGWAHLGVLAALESEGVRPDVISGCSIGALVGAAYASGKLAELTKWTESLDWQGVVSMLDIGLKGGLIRGDKVIQYCARHFIASDFQRLSMPFACVATELESGREVWLRQGKVADAVRASIALPGLISPVLRDGRVLVDGGLVNPVPVSLCRAMGADIVIAVDVGTDLVGRTRRRKSPHDLSPDTWSQRLLSMVGLGNGNGSEEGEELNLPSLATILTSSINIMQMRIARSRLAGEPADVLITPRVAQLSIMDFDHAAEAIAEGRAAVERARPALRHMLGLDA